The Pagrus major chromosome 10, Pma_NU_1.0 genome contains a region encoding:
- the gpr185b gene encoding G-protein coupled receptor 12, whose amino-acid sequence MILSLAAAAAMSSGSGSSLNSSSPLDPFDSSTSWSLAEDPSNSSSEPVVRTLTPDLQPATTAVAVQEVSPWDIALCVTGTLISCENALVIAVLFYTPTLRAPMFILIGSLAVADLLAGLGLILNFVFTYLVDSSVEFVTLLSVGLLISAFSASVLNILAITVDRYLSLYNALTYHTERTVTFTYVMVVFIWVSCLTLGLLPALGWNCLRDESTCSICRPVTKNNAVALAVTFLLVFALMMQLYLQICKIAFRHAQQIAVQHQFVAISTTKGVSTLSAILCAFGACWLPFAMYSIVADSSYPVIYTYATVLPATCCSVINPIIYAFRNPDIQKSLWMACCGCVPSNLSLRPRTSSDV is encoded by the coding sequence ATGATTCTCTCCCTGGCCGCCGCAGCAGCCATGAGTAGCGGCAGCGGTAGCAGCCTCaactcctcctcccccctcgaCCCCTTcgactcctccacctcctggaGCCTGGCCGAGGACCCCTCCAACTCCTCCTCCGAGCCCGTCGTGCGGactctgacccctgacctccaGCCGGCGACCACCGCCGTAGCTGTCCAGGAAGTCAGCCCCTGGGATATCGCGCTCTGCGTGACCGGGACGCTCATCTCCTGCGAGAACGCCCTGGTGATCGCGGTGCTGTTCTACACGCCGACACTCCGCGCTCCGATGTTCATCCTGATTGGGTCGTTGGCGGTGGCCGATCTTCTAGCCGGGCTTGGCCTCATCTTGAACTTTGTCTTCACCTATCTGGTTGACAGCTCGGTGGAGTTTGTGACGCTGCTGTCGGTCGGATTGCTCATCTCGGCCTTCTCCGCGTCCGTCCTCAACATCCTCGCCATCACAGTGGACCGCTACCTGTCGCTGTACAACGCCCTGACCTACCACACCGAACGAACAGTCACCTTCACCTACGTGATGGTGGTCTTCATCTGGGTGTCGTGCCTCACGCTTGGCCTGCTGCCGGCGCTAGGCTGGAACTGTCTGAGGGACGAGTCCACGTGCAGCATCTGCCGGCCCGTCACCAAAAACAACGCCGTGGCGCTCGCCGTCACCTTCCTGCTCGTCTTCGCCCTCATGATGCAGCTCTACCTGCAGATCTGCAAGATAGCCTTCCGCCACGCGCAGCAGATCGCCGTGCAGCACCAGTTCGTGGCCATCTCCACCACCAAAGGCGTCTCAACACTGTCGGCCATCCTGTGTGCCTTCGGGGCGTGCTGGCTGCCGTTCGCCATGTACTCCATCGTGGCTGACTCCAGCTACCCCGTGATATACACCTACGCCACGGTCCTCCCCGCCACCTGCTGCTCTGTGATCAACCCCATCATCTATGCGTTCCGAAACCCGGACATCCAGAAGTCGCTGTGGATGGCGTGCTGCGGATGCGTCCCTTCCAACCTCTCCCTCAGACCCAGGACCTCCAGTGACGTGTAG